A genomic window from Pecten maximus chromosome 6, xPecMax1.1, whole genome shotgun sequence includes:
- the LOC117328887 gene encoding F-box/LRR-repeat protein 3-like, with the protein MIQLKGKEPSPLLTMRNARTQGPDFSQLPEVVWVEVMSYLPLHQQYVVSQTCQALYEIFNHPSLWHTMKIHLFGCTDNYSHAIRSRIFIPHKYIKLINRFGKFFKKLTLTVTEYLNQFPEEWISIMQELSKQCRLESLTLEIGRLTSYYHIDGYQPLVKDITALLSFIQHAVRLKHFHIKSWPMYPHSLSNQDLNIFEVILKNPKLKDLKTLSLFWCKATEWSERMPILPSPESMLPLICNFQHLKQLSLRSPMLDKDIILELSKPGRSKLKLLQVFVHFCPQNENFKIPEIASSHWKQFVLANPEVEMECTLLARTPHLELASMLKTDCPLTAITFMKFSKCDSQIITSLNDMYYRSLKKFACYCDPSCKENELVSLAMRSPNLNHFVYYGSLGCESVEKLAQLRGTCWNEFVIPNSCITVQDALSYDEDDDRVIAPGEDGQYYLVGIARFHQLVHPDSQRKQEMQDKVSEALGYSWKPI; encoded by the coding sequence ATGATACAGTTGAAAGGGAAGGAACCCAGTCCACTGCTGACAATGAGGAATGCCAGGACTCAGGGTCCAGATTTCAGTCAACTTCCAGAGGTTGTTTGGGTGGAAGtaatgagttatctccccctccACCAACAATATGTAGTGTCCCAAACATGCCAAGCCTTGTACGAAATTTTCAATCACCCAAGCTTGTGGCACACTATGAAGATCCACCTGTTTGGATGTACTGACAATTATTCCCATGCCATCAGATCTAGGATTTTTATTCCtcataaatatatcaaacttaTCAACAGGTTTGGTAAATTTTTCAAAAAGCTTACTCTAACTGTAACTGAATATCTAAACCAATTCCCAGAGGAGTGGATCAGTATCATGCAGGAGCTTAGTAAGCAGTGTCGTCTGGAGAGCTTGACCTTGGAGATAGGAAGGTTGACCTCCTATTACCACATTGACGGATACCAGCCATTAGTAAAAGATATCACAGCATTGTTGTCCTTTATTCAACATGCTGTTCGATTAAAGCATTTCCACATCAAATCATGGCCAATGTATCCGCACAGCCTATCAAACCAAGATTTGAACATCTTTGAAGTAATTCTCAAAAACCCAAAATTGAAAGACCTGAAAACTCTCAGTCTTTTCTGGTGCAAGGCTACAGAATGGTCTGAGAGAATGCCGATCCTTCCCTCCCCTGAGTCAATGCTACCACTTATATGCAATTTTCAGCACCTGAAACAGCTGAGCTTACGATCACCAATGCTGGATAAAGATATCATACTAGAACTGTCTAAGCCAGGGCGCTCTAAGCTGAAACTTCTACAGGTTTTTGTGCACTTCTGTCCACAAAATGAAAACTTCAAAATACCAGAAATTGCTTCCTCACATTGGAAACAGTTTGTGCTGGctaacccagaggtggagatGGAATGCACACTATTGGCCAGAACTCCTCATCTAGAATTAGCATCCATGTTGAAAACAGATTGTCCACTCACTGCAATCACAttcatgaaattttcaaaatgtgatTCCCAAATTATAACTTCCTTGAATGATATGTACTACAGAAGTTTGAAGAAGTTTGCATGCTACTGTGATCCATCATGCAAAGAAAATGAACTTGTCTCCCTTGCTATGAGATCTCCAAATCTGAATCATTTTGTATACTATGGATCTCTTGGCTGTGAATCAGTTGAAAAACTGGCTCAACTCCGTGGTACTTGTTGGAATGAATTTGTTATTCCCAATAGCTGTATAACAGTCCAAGATGCACTGTCATACGATGAGGATGATgacagagttattgcccctgGTGAAGATGGACAGTATTATCTTGTGGGTATTGCAAGGTTTCATCAGCTAGTACACCCCGACTCGCAGCGGAAACAAGAAATGCAGGACAAAGTGTCCGAAGCCTTGGGATACAGTTGGAAACCAATATGA